In a genomic window of Brettanomyces nanus chromosome 1, complete sequence:
- a CDS encoding uncharacterized protein (EggNog:ENOG41) has protein sequence MSSILSKASQAFSNGRTIVPDRYRNKKFVYLIILLGLTMDNFNVTGALTTSYSIEKYFHASSATASWALSAYALTLGSFIILFGKIGDIIGPHNTYMIGLMVMCFFSLLTAIPQPSIIALIVFRALQGIGGAALMPSGFALAANYFQGAELEWAIRLLSIVLTGSLGLGILLGGVFSVTNIGYQGFFYFTFGLSLTCLVILFFLMIPIEKTDNHKEMKLRDLDYPGVFLLVVGLLLVIFGLTEAGSSWKTPKVYVTIPIGGLLIIFMVCVETLYFRHFKNNNNAASRIVTRAHIDIEDQNKVLDKTESDNGSDQSTIQSYSSMQRDWRVRIQLIFPAEVFKLPNFLFLGIGVFCCLLAYVAFVSALIQYNILLHGNTPLIASVKILPMAVGTVLGSILYRSKYAIRVGIRNTLIFSASLLLGGSIWVSRTDYKVINDYWKFQFASQFIMGFGVNIFFMVYLNAIMSQTPLHLQGVVSGIFQTFGQVGVAIGSALFTTVVGVLVIQTESAAKEEQFKKFRNAYYIGITSAILFIACLFVKDPYRKSKGSAQGADSTSENLDSLQSGDISETNKTNEASDTANKIQA, from the coding sequence ATGTCTTCAATCCTATCAAAAGCTTCTCAAGCCTTTTCTAATGGTCGTACTATAGTTCCAGATAGATACAGAAACAAAAAGTTTGTCTATTTGATTATCTTGTTGGGTCTTACTATGGATAACTTTAACGTCACTGGTGCCTTGACTACTTCATATTCCATAGAAAAGTATTTTCATGCTTCTTCAGCAACTGCTTCCTGGGCTCTTTCTGCATACGCTTTAACATTGGGTTCTTTCATTATTCTATTCGGTAAGATTGGTGATATTATTGGACCACATAATACTTATATGATAGGTTTGATGGTGAtgtgcttcttttctcttctaACTGCCATTCCTCAACCTAGTATCATTGCTCTGATTGTTTTTAGAGCTTTACAGGGTATAGGTGGAGCTGCCTTGATGCCAAGTGGTTTTGCTCTTGCTGCAAACTATTTCCAGGGAGCAGAATTGGAGTGGGCAATTCGTTTGCTATCTATTGTCTTGACAGGAAGTTTGGGTTTAGGAATTTTGCTCGGTGGTGTCTTCTCTGTCACAAACATTGGGTATCAAGGATTTTTCTACTTCACCTTTGGACTTTCCTTAACGTGTCTTGTAattctctttttccttATGATCCCCATTGAAAAAACTGATAATCATAAGGAAATGAAGCTGAGAGATTTGGACTATCCGGGCGTGTTTCTCTTAGTTGTCGGCTTACTTCTTGTCATCTTTGGTTTGACCGAAGCGGGAAGTAGTTGGAAGACTCCTAAGGTTTACGTCACTATTCCTATTGGTGGTTTACTAATTATATTCATGGTTTGTGTTGAAACTCTTTACTTTAGGCAtttcaagaataataataatgCTGCTAGTCGGATAGTCACTAGAGCACATATTGATATTGAGGACCAGAATAAAGTTCTCGATAAGACTGAATCTGACAATGGATCGGACCAAAGCACTATTCAAAGCTACAGCAGTATGCAACGTGATTGGAGAGTGAGGATTCAATTGATTTTTCCGGCTgaagtcttcaagcttcccaactttttgttcttggGAATAGGAGTTTTCTGCTGCTTGTTAGCATATGTGGCTTTTGTATCAGCGTTGATTCAGTACAATATTCTTTTACACGGAAACACTCCTCTTATTGCCTCTGTTAAAATACTTCCAATGGCAGTCGGAACTGTCCTGGGATCTATTCTTTACAGAAGCAAATATGCAATAAGAGTGGGTATTAGAAACACTTTGATTTTCTCGGCTTCTCTTTTACTAGGTGGTTCCATCTGGGTTTCAAGAACTGATTATAAAGTCATAAATGATTACTGGAAATTTCAGTTCGCAAGTCAGTTCATAATGGGATTCGGTGTCAACATATTTTTCATGGTTTATCTTAATGCTATCATGTCCCAAACACCTTTGCATTTGCAAGGGGTTGTCTCTGGTATATTCCAGACCTTTGGACAAGTTGGTGTTGCAATTGGTAGCGCATTGTTTACAACCGTTGTTGGGGTTTTGGTGATACAGACAGAATCTGCTGCAAAAGAAGAGCAGTTTAAGAAATTCCGTAATGCCTATTACATTGGTATTACCAGTGCTATCTTGTTTATTGCTTGTCTTTTTGTTAAGGATCCTTACAGAAAGAGTAAAGGATCTGCGCAGGGAGCCGATAGCACTTCTGAAAATCTGGATTCTCTGCAAAGTGGAGATATAAGTGAAACTAACAAAACCAATGAAGCTAGTGACACTGCCAATAAGATCCAGGCATAG